The nucleotide sequence GCGGTTTCGTCGCGAGCTGCGGTGCCCTGGGTAATCCAGAGGACGCGCACACCGTCGATAAGCTCCGGATCGTATTGGTCAAGACCATCAGCGATTTCTGCGTCCACGTCCTGGGCAAGGGCTTTAAATGCTTGGGCTTCCTCACGGCGGGTCTTGACCGCGTTGATTAACTCGCGGCCAGAAGAAAATTGCTGGCGCGGGGCGGGGTTGAACTGGTCGTGTCCTGCCAAATCCCTCACCTGCTTTACCAAGTCTCCAAGACGCATCACCCTATTATGCTGCCTGTACCAACGATAAGCGGTCGGAGCTTTGCCGGTATAGAACGGGTTTCGGCTAAACCGGTGGGAAAAGTGCGGGTCATGGTCTAAAAGCTCACCCAATACACGCGTGGTTGCTGCCAGTAGTTTCATCTGCGCTGATTTACCGCCACGGTCAGCGTAGACAGGGTCAATAAGCCAAATGAACTGCGCTTTCCCATTAGTCGGGTTGATTCCCACCCACGCTGGCCCGATGTTGTTCGAGATAAGCGAGCGCACCACGTCGCGGACATAAGGATTCAGATCTGCGGGGTCGCCGCCAGCTGTTCCTATCTGGTCAACGTCGACGACCAAGACGGCGGCATACTGCTTACTGGTAAGCATGACGTACTCGCACCGTCCTAAAGCTTCGGTGTCGAAGCGATACATTCTCGGCGAATTAGTGCCGTCAGCATTACGCATATAAGACTTGGAAAAATCCCGTCCAACAGACCCGTGGAGGACCTCGCGGCCTAGATGCGCGCGGAGCAGGTCGCGGTCGCTGGCGGATGCTGGGGTGTTATCCAGTCCGCCGCGGTCTGGTTCGACGCGGGTAGGTGTTTTAGTGTGCGCATTCTGCGCATGAGTCTGTAAACTCATAACCGTGCTTTCTCCCAGGGTTGTGCTGGGTGATAAGCGAAAGTCACTGGGTGCCCGCCCAGTGACTTTCTTCGTTTTTAAGGGCTTTCACCGCTGAAGTTTAAATGACAGCGGTGTGATTTTCCAGTGGCGACACGCAGAAATTCGCAGGTGAAGACATATTTTTGGTTTACGCCCTGCATTACGCCCTGCATTACACCGTGCATTACACCGTGCATTACACCGTGCTTTACGCCCTGCATTACACCGTGCTTTACGCCCTGCATTACGCCCTGCATTACGCCCTGCATTACGCCCTGCACCACACCCTGCACCACACCCTGCACCACACCCTGCACCACACCCTGCACCACACCCTGCACCACACCCTGCACCACACCCTGCACCACAAAACCTACTTTTTACCTGCACAAACGATGGTTTATACTGTGTTGGCCAGGATGAGGAAGAAGGCGGTTTTGCAAATCCGTCTTCCCTGCAATGCGGTTCTCTTGATGGATTGGCTGCATGTAAACAGTTCGTGGTTGTACTGTGCGCTGAATCCTGGCAGGGCGA is from Corynebacterium confusum and encodes:
- a CDS encoding replication initiation protein, whose product is MSLQTHAQNAHTKTPTRVEPDRGGLDNTPASASDRDLLRAHLGREVLHGSVGRDFSKSYMRNADGTNSPRMYRFDTEALGRCEYVMLTSKQYAAVLVVDVDQIGTAGGDPADLNPYVRDVVRSLISNNIGPAWVGINPTNGKAQFIWLIDPVYADRGGKSAQMKLLAATTRVLGELLDHDPHFSHRFSRNPFYTGKAPTAYRWYRQHNRVMRLGDLVKQVRDLAGHDQFNPAPRQQFSSGRELINAVKTRREEAQAFKALAQDVDAEIADGLDQYDPELIDGVRVLWITQGTAARDETAFRHALKTGHRLRQQGQRLTDAAIIDAYEHAYNVAHAHGGAGRSSEMPPMRDRQTMARRVRGYVTQSKSEAYASSSAPGKATSSERKALATMGRKGGQKAAERWKTEPHGEYAQGQRESLAAANKRRAIQGQGTRGRILSVYAQTLFDTGSAPSARQIANEIGCERSTVARHIAALKKAGLIQS